One segment of Argiope bruennichi chromosome 11, qqArgBrue1.1, whole genome shotgun sequence DNA contains the following:
- the LOC129956648 gene encoding uncharacterized protein LOC129956648, which produces MYAKVESERLWFIRYNQAKLRSEEYINLRDAVVGNIDGNLNPNDIGNAFILPSSYIGSPRNMQEYIQDAMTYYSIEWQKRGLPHAHILIWLQDKIRSEEIDQIISAEIPDPSIDQELFDIVTKHMIHGPCGAFNMTSPCMENGKCKKKFPKPYTNDTITDIDGYPMYRRRNTENGGHIFTMRLPNFTNQVEFDNQWVVPYSSLLSKTYEAHINVELCSSVKSIKYICKYVNKGSDLAIFEVQNINKNDEITRYQMGRYISSNEAIWHILSFPIHERDPSVQHLAIHLENGQRVYFTEENVLQRALEAPKTTLTEFFTLCEKSDIFGQFAKTLIYSDVPRYFTWNKSGKKWEPRKQGKSHPSITGIFKAKTLRRLYTVHPKQHECFYLRLLLVNVPGPTSFEFLRTVNGRVFNTYQDACCEPHLLENDNHWDLTLAGAALILTPNNIRQLQTDQCQNIDYTPEMYNEALVLIEDLCVLISNLPLNHYRMPSPDRPATDLVNTDLQRKNRKLRLDFAKATIDWPDEFWNKVIFSDESKFNIFGSAGRRYVWRKPNSEFETRIVTATVKHGGRSVLMWDCMAANGVGNLHFIEDKITALTYIEILRCNLKASAEKLGLETSFVFQQDDSKHTKYKTREWLLYNAPRQLKTPPQSPDLNPIENLWH; this is translated from the exons ATGTATGCTAAGGTTGAAAGCGAACGATTGTGGTTCATTCGATACAACCAGGCTAAATTACGATCGGAAGAATACATTAACTTACGAGATGCTGTTGTTGGAAATATCGACGGAAATTTAAACCCCAATGACATCGGTAATGCTTTCATTTTACCTTCAAGCTACATCGGCAGTCCACGGAACATGCAGGAATACATACAAGATGCAATGACTTAC TATTCGATTGAGTGGCAAAAGCGAGGTTTGCCTCATGCCCACATTTTAATTTGGCTTCAAgataaaatccgttcagaagaaaTTGATCAAATAATTTCAGCCGAAATTCCAGACCCATCAATTGATCAAGAATTGTTCGATATTGTTACCAAACACATGATCCACGGGCCGTGCGGTGCTTTCAACATGACGTCACCATGCATGGAAAatggaaaatgcaagaaaaaattccCAAAGCCGTATACGAATGACACTATCACGGATATTGACGGTTATCCAATGTATCGCCGAAGAAATACTGAGAATGGTGGCCACATATTCACAATGCGACTGCCGAATTTTACAAATCAAGTAGAATTTGACAATCAGTGGGTGGTACCATACTCATCATTACTTTCAAAAACTTATGAGGCTCATATCAATGTCGAGCTTTGCAGTtctgtaaaatcaattaaatacatttgtaaatatgtaaataaaggcAGTGATTTGGCCATATTtgaagtacaaaatataaataaaaatgacgaaaTAACACGATACCAAATGGGTAGATACATTAGCAGCAACGAAGCTATTTGGCATATTCTTAGCTTTCCCATACACGAAAGAGACCCTTCTGTCCAGCATCTAGCAATACATCTTGAAAACGGTCAACGTGTATACTTCACTGAAGAAAATGTTCTCCAAAGAGCGCTTGAGGCTCCAAAAACGACACTAactgaattttttacattatgtgaaaaatctgatatttttggcCAATTCGCAAAGACATTGATATATAGTGATGTTCCACGTTATTTCACATGGAACAAATCCGGTAAAAAATGGGAGCCACGAAAACAAGGAAAATCACATCCTTCCATTACAGGCATATTCAAAGCTAAGACATTGAGGCGGCTTTACACGGTACATCCGAAGCAACATGAGTGCTTCTATTTACGTTTGTTATTGGTGAATGTTCCCGGACCAACGTCTTTTGAATTTTTGCGAACAGTTAATGGCCGAGTATTCAATACATACCAAGATGCATGTTGTGAACCGCATTTGCTAGAAAACGATAACCATTGGGACTTAACGCTTGCTGGTGCTGCGTTAATATTAACGCCCAATAACATTCGTCAGCT ACAAACAGATCAATGCCAAAACATTGATTATACGCCAGAGATGTATAATGAAGCATTAGTGCTGATCGAGGATTtatgtgttttaatttcaaatttaccaCTTAATCATTATCGTATGCCATCACCTGATCGCCCAGCCACCGACTTAGTCAACACCGATTTACAacga aaaaacagGAAACTTAGACTGGACTTCGCAAAAGCTACTATTGATTGGCCAGACGAATTTTGGAATAAAGTCATATTTTCGGATGAatcgaaattcaatattttcggAAGTGCTGGAAGACGATATGTATGGAGAAAGCCGAATTCTGAATTTGAAACACGAATTGTAACAGCTACTGTGAAACACGGAGGGAGGAGCGTCTTGATGTGGGACTGTATGGCAGCGAATGGAGTCggtaatttgcattttattgaagataaaattaCAGCACTTACATACATTGAAATATTGCGCTGTAATTTAAAGGCGAGTGCTGAAAAACTTGGGTTGGAAACGTCGTTTGTGTTTCAGCAAGACGACTCCAAGCATACAAAGTATAAAACACGGGAATGGTTACTCTACAATGCACCTCGCCAGTTAAAAACACCACCTCAGTCTCCGGACCTTAATCCAATTGAAAACTTATGGCACTAA